From Cotesia glomerata isolate CgM1 linkage group LG2, MPM_Cglom_v2.3, whole genome shotgun sequence, a single genomic window includes:
- the LOC123259277 gene encoding ubiquitin-conjugating enzyme E2 Q2, which produces MACLNTLKQEIKTLESVFPKSHERFQIMSASVDELSCRFVGKNGKKYEIHANITETYPSTPPVWFAESEETSVTNAVQILSNTTGRDNHVINQVGILLKELCRLHSIPEPPDVERLRTALDPLRLGASATAVVAQRMEAEETDELEEEEESESEEDLHLEMDDVDANKKNKADDMDLEHLATLERLRQNQRQDYLKGSVSGSVQATDRLMKELRDIYRSDSFKKGMYSIELVNDSLYEWNIRLMCVDPDSPLHKDLALLKEKEGKDSILLNMMFKEAYPFEPPFVRVVHPIISGGYVLVGGAICMELLTKQGWSSAYTVEAVIMQISATLVKGKARIQFQGASGAGKNCGGQGQYSLARAQQSFKSLVQIHEKNGWFTPPKEDG; this is translated from the exons ATGGCTTGCTTGAATACTCTCAAGCAGGAGATAAAAACTCTCGAGTCTGTCTTCCCAAAAAGTCATGAAAGGTTTCAGATAATGTCCGCGAGTGTGGACGAGCTCAGCTGCAGATTTGTCGGTAAAAATGGAAAGAAATATGAAATTCACGCCAACATTAcc GAAACCTATCCTTCGACTCCGCCAGTCTGGTTCGCAGAGTCTGAAGAAACAAGTGTCACTAACGCCGTGCAAATATTAAGTAACACAACGGGTCGTGATAATCACGTTATTAATCAAGTAGGAATACTATTGAAAGAACTATGCCGCCTTCATTCGATACCCGAGCCACCGGATGTCGAGAGATTAAGAACGGCGTTAGATCCCTTGAGATTGGGAGCCTCCGCGACTGCGGTTGTTGCACAACGAATGGAGGCCGAAGAAACCGATGAGCTTGAGGAAGAGGAAGAGAGCGAGTCCGAGGAAGATCTCCATCTGGAAATGGATGACGTCGATGCCAACAAGAAGAATAAG GCTGATGATATGGATTTAGAACACTTAGCAACGTTAGAAAGGCTGCGGCAAAATCAGCGACAAGATTATTTGAAGGGTTCGGTATCGGGTAGTGTACAAGCTACTGATAGACTTATGAAAGAATTGCGTGATATTTACAGGAGTGACAGTTTTAAaaaag gaaTGTATAGCATAGAATTGGTTAACGACAGTTTATATGAATGGAATATCAGGTTAATGTGTGTTGATCCTGATTCACCGTTGCATAAAGATTTGGCACTtcttaaagaaaaagaagGCAAAGACAGTATTCTCCTCAATATGATGTTTAAG gaagcgTATCCTTTTGAACCACCTTTTGTACGAGTAGTTCATCCTATAATATCCGGTGGTTACGTGCTAGTGGGAGGAGCTATTTGTATGGAATTGCTCACAAAACAAGGCTGGAGTTCTGCGTACACCGTTGAGGCAGTGATAATGCAGATATCAGCGACATTAGTGAAGGGCAAAGCGCGTATACAATTTCAGGGTGCTAGTGGAGCTGGTAAAAATTGTGGTGGACAAGGCCAATACAGTCTTGCCCGTGCTCAGCAATCATTTAAATCTCTAGTGCAGATACACGAAAAAAATG gcTGGTTTACGCCTCCGAAAGAAGACGGCTAA
- the LOC123259278 gene encoding uncharacterized protein LOC123259278 isoform X1 produces MVTTLVMVTITTVTIETATTTMVTMATVTIVTVTMATVTMATIVIVTVAMATVTIVTVTMATVTMIMITIATITVATVTMATISIATVTMVTIVIVTVAMATVTIETITMATVTMIMITIATITIATVIMATITIAMITITTITIATVTMVTVL; encoded by the exons ATGGTGACCACTTTGGTAATGGTTACTATAACGACAGTTACCATAGAAACGGCTACTACGACAATGGTTa ctatggcaacggttaccatagtAACTGtcaccatggcaacggttactatggcaaccattgtcatagtaaccgttgctatggcaacggttaccatagtGACTGTCACCATGGCAACGGTCACTATGATAATgataaccatagcaacgattaccgtagcaacggttactatggcaacgatttccatagcaacggttactatggtaACCATTGTCATAGTAACCGTCGctatggcaacggttaccatagaAACTATCACCATGGCAACGGTCACTATGATAATgataaccatagcaacgattACTATAGCAACGGTTATTATGGCAACAATTACCATAGCAATGATTACTATAACAACGATTACCATAGCAACTGTCACTATGGTAACGGTACTATGA
- the LOC123259278 gene encoding uncharacterized protein LOC123259278 isoform X2: protein MVTTLVMVTITTVTIETATTTMVAMATVTIVTVTMATVTMATIVIVTVAMATVTIVTVTMATVTMIMITIATITVATVTMATISIATVTMVTIVIVTVAMATVTIETITMATVTMIMITIATITIATVIMATITIAMITITTITIATVTMVTVL from the exons ATGGTGACCACTTTGGTAATGGTTACTATAACGACAGTTACCATAGAAACGGCTACTACGACAATG GTTGctatggcaacggttaccatagtAACTGtcaccatggcaacggttactatggcaaccattgtcatagtaaccgttgctatggcaacggttaccatagtGACTGTCACCATGGCAACGGTCACTATGATAATgataaccatagcaacgattaccgtagcaacggttactatggcaacgatttccatagcaacggttactatggtaACCATTGTCATAGTAACCGTCGctatggcaacggttaccatagaAACTATCACCATGGCAACGGTCACTATGATAATgataaccatagcaacgattACTATAGCAACGGTTATTATGGCAACAATTACCATAGCAATGATTACTATAACAACGATTACCATAGCAACTGTCACTATGGTAACGGTACTATGA
- the LOC123258612 gene encoding uncharacterized protein LOC123258612 produces the protein MHLTAFLMLSKRKAPHGIKYRGKNRVVPKPKMEHLFMLRHRLERDEENMLILRHPYLTSEQSRNYMKDLKVPVPLSIVGNRKRNELFNKHFSWVDQLAHLRVRDAWE, from the exons ATGCATTTAACGGCATTTTTAATGCTTTCCAAACGCAAGGCACCTCATGGAATAAAATACCGAGG aaaaaatcGAGTTGTACCAAAACCAAAAATGGAACACTTATTTATGCTCCGACATCGTCTGGAACGTGACGAAGAAAACATGCTAATTTTACGGCACCCGTATTTGACATCCGAACAGTCCCGAAATTATATGAAAGATCTAAAAGTACCAGTGCCTCTATCCATCGTGGGTAACAGAAAGAGGAACGAATTGTTTAACAAACACTTCAGTTGGGTTGACCAACTAGCTCATCTACGCGTCAGAGATGCTTgggaataa